One region of Limnospira fusiformis SAG 85.79 genomic DNA includes:
- the glpD gene encoding glycerol-3-phosphate dehydrogenase, with protein MGDYQKIQAETYDLIVIGGGINGAGVARDAALRGLKTILIEKGDFAGATSSWSTRLVHGGLRYLEYFEFPLVRESLREREILLRTAPHLVKPLLLTVPVYGGRSRPYWKIWAGMLLYDVFSYDKSLPTHRMLPNTQFQQLFRSLDKENLKGGAQYYDAQVEYAERLCLENIIAAKQAGATILNYVEVTGLDREGKRINKLNCRDVFSGETFTVKGSPKAVVINTSGPWVDRVCKLGRQKDEAAPIGTTRKIGGTKGSHIIVDPFPGAPETSLYVEAKSDGRPFFIVPWLGMYLIGTTDIYFNENLEAIKADNDEIDYLLRETNGILPTAELSRQDVKFTYSGVRPLPYVEPSQKTAAITRKHIVYDHDKDGVENLLSLIGGKLTTYRQVAEELVEASYQKMGRPAPRCETDTPLPGAIFPNDTRIGQALYDYRPQLPLKTIHHLFSIYGARALEVLQLTDEHEELREKITPALPDIKAQLVYGVRSEMAKTLVDITRRRTTLAMHARYGLDLLPTITETLQKYAGWTQEKCDRELVAYHDYMRLNCIPDYELEAGEKAVSPQMV; from the coding sequence ATGGGAGACTATCAAAAAATTCAGGCGGAAACCTACGATTTAATTGTGATTGGCGGTGGTATAAATGGAGCCGGAGTAGCTCGTGATGCGGCGCTGAGGGGCTTAAAAACTATTTTAATTGAAAAAGGGGATTTTGCGGGGGCGACCTCAAGCTGGTCTACTAGGCTGGTTCATGGAGGATTACGTTATCTGGAATATTTCGAGTTTCCCCTAGTGCGTGAGTCCCTGCGAGAGCGAGAAATTTTACTGCGGACAGCGCCCCATTTAGTTAAACCACTGTTATTAACTGTACCAGTTTATGGGGGGCGATCGCGTCCTTATTGGAAAATTTGGGCGGGAATGCTGCTTTATGATGTGTTCAGCTATGACAAGAGTTTACCGACTCATAGAATGCTACCTAACACCCAATTTCAGCAATTATTCCGGTCCTTAGATAAGGAAAATCTGAAAGGCGGCGCTCAGTATTATGATGCTCAAGTAGAATATGCTGAGAGGTTGTGTCTGGAAAATATTATCGCGGCTAAACAAGCGGGCGCAACCATTCTTAATTATGTGGAAGTGACGGGACTTGACCGGGAAGGAAAACGCATTAATAAACTGAATTGTCGGGATGTTTTCAGTGGGGAAACTTTTACGGTTAAGGGTAGTCCGAAGGCGGTAGTTATCAATACTTCTGGCCCTTGGGTCGATCGCGTTTGTAAATTGGGGCGACAGAAAGACGAAGCCGCGCCCATTGGCACAACTCGCAAAATCGGTGGCACTAAAGGCAGCCATATTATTGTAGATCCCTTCCCTGGTGCGCCGGAAACTTCCCTATATGTAGAGGCAAAATCCGACGGACGACCGTTTTTTATTGTGCCTTGGTTGGGAATGTATCTCATTGGCACTACGGATATTTATTTTAATGAGAATCTGGAAGCCATTAAGGCAGATAATGATGAAATTGATTATCTGTTGCGGGAAACTAATGGCATTCTTCCTACCGCTGAACTTTCGCGTCAAGACGTGAAGTTTACCTATTCTGGGGTCCGCCCCCTTCCCTATGTGGAACCTAGCCAAAAAACGGCTGCTATCACCCGGAAACACATTGTTTATGACCATGATAAAGATGGGGTGGAAAATCTGCTATCTTTGATTGGTGGAAAACTAACCACCTATCGCCAGGTGGCGGAAGAGTTGGTTGAGGCGAGTTATCAGAAAATGGGGCGACCTGCGCCACGGTGTGAGACGGACACGCCACTACCTGGGGCAATTTTCCCTAATGATACTCGCATCGGACAAGCCCTTTATGATTATCGCCCCCAACTACCTCTCAAAACTATTCATCATCTGTTTTCGATTTATGGGGCGCGGGCGCTGGAGGTGTTGCAGCTAACTGATGAACATGAAGAGTTGAGGGAAAAAATTACCCCGGCTTTACCTGATATTAAAGCCCAACTGGTCTACGGAGTGCGATCGGAAATGGCAAAAACTTTGGTGGATATTACCCGGCGACGAACTACTCTAGCGATGCACGCGCGCTATGGGTTAGATTTATTACCGACTATCACTGAGACTCTGCAAAAATATGCGGGCTGGACTCAAGAAAAATGCGATCGCGAACTGGTAGCCTACCATGACTATATGCGGTTAAACTGCATTCCCGATTATGAATTGGAGGCTGGGGAAAAGGCTGTATCACCTCAAATGGTTTAA
- a CDS encoding Na(+)/H(+) antiporter subunit B, producing MKWVYVAVGVILYLKMLLIANPIDEWLGPSIVEVVVQDSGVPNAVSGIIFRNRLYDTIFEVVVFTISIMGCNFLLANEKPLSKVYRFTDQPSVVLARLGATIAALVSIELAIRGHLSPGGGFAAGVAGGTAIGLIAITSPPELMQGIYQRWQASIWEKISVLIFILLAVITLFGIELPHGELGSLVSGGIMPLLNILVALKVALGSWAAVLIFIRYRGLL from the coding sequence ATGAAATGGGTTTATGTCGCTGTGGGTGTGATACTTTATCTCAAGATGTTGCTGATTGCCAACCCGATCGATGAATGGTTGGGTCCTTCCATTGTGGAAGTAGTAGTGCAAGATAGTGGTGTACCTAATGCGGTTTCCGGCATCATTTTCAGAAATCGCCTCTATGATACCATCTTCGAGGTAGTGGTTTTTACCATCTCAATTATGGGCTGTAATTTTTTACTCGCCAATGAGAAACCCCTTAGTAAAGTGTATCGATTTACTGATCAGCCTTCCGTTGTTTTAGCGCGACTAGGCGCGACTATTGCGGCTTTGGTGAGTATTGAATTAGCCATTAGGGGTCATCTTAGCCCTGGGGGTGGTTTTGCTGCCGGAGTAGCAGGAGGGACGGCGATCGGTTTAATTGCGATCACTTCTCCACCGGAGTTAATGCAGGGAATTTATCAGCGTTGGCAGGCATCTATTTGGGAGAAAATTTCCGTCCTCATCTTTATTTTATTGGCGGTAATTACTCTGTTTGGTATAGAATTACCTCATGGTGAATTAGGGAGTTTAGTCAGTGGTGGGATTATGCCATTACTGAATATTTTAGTTGCCTTAAAGGTGGCTTTGGGGTCCTGGGCGGCGGTGTTAATTTTTATTCGCTATCGGGGCTTATTATAG
- the gghA gene encoding glucosylglycerol hydrolase, whose amino-acid sequence MVTTTEPTIKLVDEETENLLNWAATVEHSKASYFEKAQILAQKLGAHWLGDGLTQIGFWTPKLTSQVMRRLEIFLEVLTPIDEIDLRADQQVVRFHRTRLNLKQQGEYHWGVVAGMEPGSREQVGSFYWLRYIDQAEKLQAIRDPLAYSLPYGVFGPAELYDIETLQAQRADLEYLSRRGTSRHPTIDLHDDDLSPLPNPRLIPRVRAPKNILQLHVGTATAAGTFEGLTSLYSRISDKLAKNIPLTPLEENYIGYGAVQLLPTEPPIEFRDEYSPESEFFAFMSEDEDIIEINLSKPDTQDWGYDVPILGSSTTNPAILGSRRPDEVVDFIATLHNFSTGPIQVIYDIVYGHADNQSELLLNRQFLKGQNMYGQDLNHQLPTVRAILLEMQRRKMNTGVDGIRIDGGQDFRFFNPLTGFVEQDDAYLLAMSDVVQDIGGYQRLLFTIFEDGRPWPEEGWEEISTYRDLIELRPDSFQWGPLIFAHNTPTLKGFWDRKWKRVCEVIYQGENWITGCANHDTVRRGNQVELDQEINWNLGKTWSEVLHNGYDNPAVTLWVYGFSPGLPMDFINATTRAPWMFFRNTDERYGVKVVAEEMGFLDWQITPELYQQDFVFSRLKSLGFEDLEELKQFGKALQQAMIDADYSLPAVVEACQACFGDSAQECKLEYLQKINHPEMVEFLKDLDIPKLKEFALKFMEDCYEICNVSHYGEDLNAVQTNFNLQLRRFRHDRIWLRQNLMGTDQFHKIGDQTQTVFYGVRGNPYREEDQVVMVANMGGEPMTVTVGDWLELDLSEWKVAIASPGVELDDNLASLKKFELKDSQGVLLVPQQPQK is encoded by the coding sequence TTGGTAACCACAACAGAACCCACCATCAAACTGGTAGACGAAGAAACCGAAAATCTGCTAAATTGGGCAGCGACCGTCGAGCATTCCAAAGCCTCCTATTTTGAAAAAGCGCAAATTCTCGCCCAAAAATTAGGAGCGCACTGGCTAGGAGACGGACTCACACAAATCGGATTTTGGACCCCCAAATTAACCTCCCAAGTCATGCGGAGGCTAGAGATTTTCCTAGAGGTACTCACCCCCATAGATGAAATAGACCTGCGGGCAGATCAGCAAGTAGTCCGTTTCCACCGTACCCGACTCAACCTCAAACAACAGGGAGAATATCACTGGGGGGTTGTGGCTGGAATGGAACCCGGAAGCCGAGAGCAAGTCGGATCATTCTATTGGCTGCGCTACATTGACCAAGCCGAAAAACTGCAAGCCATCCGTGACCCCCTAGCCTACTCCCTTCCCTATGGAGTATTCGGACCCGCCGAACTTTACGACATCGAAACCCTACAAGCCCAACGCGCCGACCTAGAATATTTGAGCCGTCGGGGAACCTCCCGCCACCCCACCATTGATCTACATGATGATGATCTCTCCCCCCTACCCAACCCCAGATTAATTCCCAGGGTTCGGGCTCCCAAAAACATTCTGCAACTTCATGTAGGAACCGCCACCGCTGCTGGAACCTTTGAGGGATTAACCAGCCTTTATAGTCGCATTTCCGATAAATTAGCCAAAAATATTCCTCTGACCCCCCTCGAGGAAAACTATATCGGTTATGGTGCTGTCCAACTGCTACCGACAGAACCCCCCATCGAGTTTAGGGATGAATATAGTCCCGAAAGTGAGTTTTTCGCCTTCATGTCAGAAGATGAAGACATTATCGAGATTAATCTTAGCAAACCCGATACCCAGGATTGGGGCTATGATGTGCCAATTTTAGGTTCTTCTACCACAAATCCCGCAATTCTAGGCAGTCGTCGCCCTGATGAGGTAGTGGATTTTATTGCCACATTGCATAATTTCTCTACCGGACCCATTCAGGTGATTTATGACATTGTTTATGGTCATGCTGATAACCAATCAGAATTACTCCTGAATCGTCAGTTCCTAAAAGGGCAGAATATGTATGGTCAGGATTTAAACCACCAACTGCCAACGGTGCGGGCAATTTTGCTAGAAATGCAGCGCCGTAAAATGAATACCGGAGTTGATGGGATTCGCATTGATGGCGGTCAAGATTTCCGCTTTTTTAATCCCTTAACTGGCTTCGTGGAACAGGATGATGCTTATTTGTTAGCCATGAGTGATGTCGTCCAAGATATTGGCGGCTATCAACGGTTACTGTTTACTATTTTTGAAGATGGCAGACCCTGGCCAGAGGAAGGATGGGAGGAAATTTCTACCTATCGAGATCTGATTGAACTGCGCCCAGACTCCTTCCAATGGGGGCCGTTGATTTTTGCTCATAATACGCCCACCTTAAAGGGTTTTTGGGATAGAAAATGGAAACGAGTTTGTGAGGTGATTTATCAGGGAGAAAATTGGATTACGGGTTGCGCTAATCATGATACCGTCCGACGGGGTAATCAGGTTGAGTTAGACCAAGAAATTAATTGGAATTTGGGTAAAACTTGGTCGGAGGTTTTGCATAATGGTTATGATAATCCGGCGGTGACATTGTGGGTATATGGCTTTAGTCCGGGTTTACCCATGGATTTTATTAATGCTACCACCAGAGCCCCCTGGATGTTTTTCCGCAATACTGATGAACGCTATGGCGTGAAAGTTGTTGCCGAAGAAATGGGCTTTTTGGATTGGCAAATCACCCCGGAATTGTATCAGCAAGATTTTGTGTTTTCTCGTTTAAAAAGTTTGGGATTTGAGGACTTAGAAGAACTCAAGCAGTTTGGGAAGGCTTTACAACAGGCGATGATTGATGCTGATTATAGTCTACCCGCTGTGGTAGAGGCTTGTCAGGCTTGTTTTGGCGATTCTGCACAAGAGTGTAAACTTGAATATTTGCAAAAGATTAATCACCCGGAAATGGTGGAGTTTCTCAAGGATCTCGATATTCCGAAACTCAAAGAATTTGCCCTCAAATTTATGGAGGACTGCTACGAAATCTGTAATGTCTCTCACTATGGTGAGGATCTAAATGCTGTGCAAACTAATTTTAATTTGCAGTTGCGTCGCTTCCGACACGATCGCATTTGGTTGCGTCAGAATTTGATGGGAACAGATCAGTTTCACAAAATCGGTGATCAGACTCAGACCGTGTTTTATGGAGTCCGAGGAAACCCTTACCGGGAAGAAGACCAAGTGGTGATGGTGGCCAATATGGGAGGGGAACCAATGACGGTAACCGTGGGAGATTGGCTAGAATTAGACTTATCCGAGTGGAAAGTGGCGATCGCCTCTCCCGGAGTCGAATTAGATGATAACCTAGCTTCCTTGAAGAAATTTGAACTCAAAGATAGTCAAGGTGTCCTGTTAGTACCCCAACAGCCCCAGAAATAA
- a CDS encoding DUF4040 domain-containing protein has translation MNDNTIYLITALMPLATAMVVLQVNPYHALVIRGILGAVAALVYAILGAADVALTEALVGTMLAITLYGVAVRSSLVMRLGVLKEELQQPESDRPFGQLVDELRGIFRQHYMRVELVPYKDLEELHHALVTKEIHATCIQPLHSIFASPYPTKSHQPESPESPESAEPEPLPYYTTTRLKRLYDIMQAELTSSRTILNYFNLTESGEKH, from the coding sequence ATGAACGATAATACTATCTATCTAATCACGGCGTTAATGCCTCTAGCCACCGCCATGGTAGTTTTACAAGTTAACCCCTATCATGCCTTAGTAATTCGTGGTATATTGGGTGCTGTGGCTGCTTTGGTTTATGCGATCTTAGGGGCTGCAGATGTAGCCTTAACTGAAGCATTAGTGGGGACGATGCTGGCAATTACCCTGTATGGGGTGGCGGTGCGTTCTTCTTTGGTTATGCGTTTGGGTGTCCTGAAAGAGGAATTACAACAGCCGGAAAGCGATCGCCCTTTTGGTCAACTGGTCGATGAATTACGGGGAATTTTTCGCCAACATTATATGCGGGTTGAATTAGTACCTTATAAGGACTTAGAAGAGTTACATCATGCCTTAGTCACCAAGGAAATTCATGCCACTTGTATCCAGCCTTTACATTCAATATTTGCCAGTCCTTACCCGACCAAATCTCATCAACCAGAATCGCCAGAATCGCCAGAATCGGCAGAACCGGAACCTTTACCCTATTATACCACTACTAGGCTGAAACGGCTCTATGACATTATGCAAGCCGAACTGACATCATCCCGAACCATTTTAAACTATTTTAATTTAACAGAATCTGGGGAGAAACACTAA
- a CDS encoding polysaccharide biosynthesis/export family protein, protein MIKCHYAAKQYISLTSLGLLVYGAIALPSPSWAENPTNNPPPHLSQLSAPPTQEAPYTLGAGDVIQVFIFPVEQYSSQQEVLVDGTVNLPQAGSISVSGMTLEEAARAIGDRYESARVLRNPRVTISLITPRPLRIGISGEINRPGSYTMAREGSQFPTITRALQLAGGITQAADLRQVQLRRPQLGTSEQIINLNLMELLQTGSLSTDIRLRDGDVIYIPTTTEIDPEMGRQIARASFANNEASLIDIAVSGEVRRPGPYTIPSQGGPGGVATISQAIKQAGGIRLMADISRVQIRRLTNQGQEQILEVNLEPILDGDNLQQDIVLQNGDSIFIPALETANLEQLSNRRAASFAADQSEPLNIAVIGQVFRPGPYTVTGTARTGDAGVPGAAGGGSIPTVTRAIQVAGGVKPEADIRQVEIRRSDSRGSRQVITINLWELLQNGDATQDTILQEGDTVFVPTATEINPVEMGAIANASFSPNNIRVNVVGEVQRSGVVQIPPNTPLNEAILTAGGFTSRAHQSSVELIRFRPDGTVEQRRLPIDFTQGGNSPNNPPLQNNDVVIVGRSTLASISDTVDTIITPLNRVRSLFVVPSAFIDIFRNY, encoded by the coding sequence ATGATTAAATGCCATTATGCCGCCAAACAATATATTTCCCTAACCAGTCTGGGTCTACTCGTCTATGGTGCGATCGCTTTACCTTCCCCCAGTTGGGCTGAAAACCCCACCAATAACCCCCCTCCTCACCTTTCGCAGCTTTCAGCGCCACCAACCCAAGAAGCCCCATATACCTTGGGTGCGGGTGATGTAATCCAAGTATTTATTTTTCCCGTCGAACAATATAGCAGTCAACAAGAAGTATTAGTTGACGGTACAGTTAACCTTCCCCAAGCTGGTAGTATTTCCGTAAGTGGCATGACCTTAGAAGAGGCGGCTAGGGCTATAGGCGATCGCTATGAAAGCGCCAGAGTATTACGAAACCCCAGAGTAACCATCAGCCTCATTACTCCCCGTCCCCTCAGAATAGGCATTTCAGGGGAAATCAACCGCCCCGGTTCCTATACCATGGCTAGGGAAGGTTCCCAATTTCCCACCATTACCCGCGCCCTACAATTAGCCGGAGGTATCACCCAAGCCGCAGACCTGCGACAGGTGCAACTACGACGACCCCAGTTGGGAACATCAGAGCAAATCATCAATCTAAATCTGATGGAACTTCTGCAAACAGGTAGTCTCAGCACCGATATCCGGCTTAGGGATGGAGATGTTATCTATATTCCCACCACCACCGAAATTGACCCAGAAATGGGGCGACAAATTGCTAGGGCTAGTTTTGCTAACAACGAAGCCAGCCTAATTGATATTGCCGTATCTGGAGAAGTGCGCCGCCCCGGTCCCTATACCATCCCCAGTCAAGGAGGACCAGGGGGAGTCGCTACCATTAGCCAAGCCATTAAGCAAGCTGGAGGAATTCGGCTAATGGCGGATATCAGTCGGGTGCAAATTCGTCGCCTCACCAACCAGGGACAAGAACAAATACTAGAAGTAAACCTAGAACCTATCCTAGACGGGGATAATCTGCAACAGGATATAGTTCTACAAAATGGTGATAGTATCTTCATCCCTGCCTTAGAAACGGCCAATCTGGAACAATTATCTAACCGCCGCGCGGCGAGTTTTGCGGCTGACCAAAGTGAACCTTTAAATATTGCTGTGATTGGGCAAGTATTTCGACCGGGGCCTTATACTGTTACTGGCACTGCTCGCACCGGAGATGCTGGAGTCCCTGGGGCGGCGGGTGGTGGTAGCATCCCCACTGTTACCCGCGCTATTCAGGTGGCGGGAGGGGTTAAACCAGAGGCTGATATTCGACAGGTGGAAATTAGGCGCTCTGATAGTCGTGGGAGTCGCCAAGTGATTACTATTAATCTTTGGGAATTACTGCAAAATGGTGATGCCACCCAGGATACAATATTACAGGAAGGGGACACGGTTTTTGTACCCACAGCTACGGAGATTAACCCCGTGGAAATGGGGGCAATTGCTAACGCTAGTTTCTCCCCAAACAATATTCGTGTTAATGTGGTGGGGGAAGTGCAAAGGTCTGGAGTTGTTCAAATTCCCCCTAATACTCCCTTAAATGAAGCTATACTGACGGCCGGGGGGTTTACCTCTCGCGCCCATCAGTCTTCGGTGGAGTTGATTCGCTTTCGCCCTGATGGTACTGTGGAACAGCGCCGCCTACCAATAGATTTTACTCAGGGAGGTAATTCCCCGAATAATCCTCCTCTCCAAAATAATGATGTGGTGATTGTGGGGCGATCGACCCTGGCGAGTATTTCGGATACAGTAGATACTATCATTACGCCGTTAAATAGAGTGCGATCGCTTTTTGTAGTTCCCAGCGCGTTTATTGATATTTTCAGGAATTACTAA
- a CDS encoding DUF7219 family protein: MELNDFLTPRYPYRGSDQPENMLFNANLQEFAQQVSYIAALQTNGKMSTLESYKKIKQQWKRLKKTHKQLT, translated from the coding sequence ATGGAACTAAACGACTTTTTGACCCCCCGTTATCCTTATCGAGGATCAGACCAACCCGAAAATATGCTATTTAACGCCAACCTGCAAGAATTTGCTCAACAGGTTAGTTATATTGCCGCTTTGCAAACCAACGGGAAAATGTCCACATTAGAGTCTTATAAAAAAATCAAACAACAGTGGAAGAGACTCAAAAAAACCCATAAACAACTCACGTAG
- a CDS encoding ABC1 kinase family protein: protein MFSITKKSSRKREILEIVFSNGWDYMRGLLVGDKPEEPRLPSPDVLRNILIELGPVYVKLGQLLSTRPDLLPGRYVDALTDLQANVPAVAWGDIETQLRQQFSQPLDQIFSRIETEAVAAASIGQIHRATLKSGEEVALKVQRPGISIIVEQDIELIKSLADLVAITEWGEDYDIVAIAEEFTSALKAELDFTSEAEYTDKLRQNLSKTRWFDPEKLIIPKVYWEFTTPNLLVLEWLDGVPLLLSEPSKKQTNEDDPRRGEITSLLFRAFFQQIYLDGFFHADPHPGNLFYLNDGRVAILDCGMVGRLDPRTQQILTEMLLAVVDIDARRCAQLTLELAESSESVQLGRLTNDYDSMLRRYYNLSLAEINFSQVFYEILQISRNNRIRLPSNMGLYAKTLANLEGVTRSFNPEVNLLNEIKPLMTELFRNQLLGDNPLETLLRTALDLKSLSLRSPSQIELFLDRVTSETLKWNIRIPELTSLKNSLNDAANRLSFSIVLGSLIMGAAMISTGAQTPQLSLISNILFAAASLVGLWLLVSVLRSGNLR from the coding sequence ATGTTCTCCATTACTAAAAAAAGCTCCCGAAAACGCGAAATTTTGGAAATTGTTTTCAGCAACGGCTGGGACTATATGCGGGGTTTGTTAGTGGGGGATAAACCAGAAGAACCTCGGCTACCATCTCCTGATGTTTTACGGAATATTTTAATTGAATTGGGTCCGGTTTATGTCAAGTTAGGACAACTTTTATCAACTCGTCCTGATTTGCTACCGGGAAGATATGTTGATGCTTTAACCGATTTACAAGCTAATGTTCCCGCTGTGGCTTGGGGGGATATTGAAACTCAACTTAGACAACAGTTTTCTCAACCTTTAGACCAGATTTTTAGTCGTATTGAAACTGAGGCGGTGGCGGCGGCATCCATTGGACAAATCCATCGCGCTACGTTGAAAAGTGGCGAAGAAGTGGCCTTAAAAGTACAGCGTCCAGGAATTTCTATTATTGTTGAACAGGATATTGAGTTAATTAAATCTTTGGCGGATTTAGTGGCGATTACTGAGTGGGGAGAAGATTATGATATTGTGGCGATCGCTGAGGAATTTACTAGCGCTTTAAAAGCTGAATTAGACTTTACCTCAGAAGCTGAATATACAGACAAATTGCGGCAAAATCTCTCAAAAACTCGGTGGTTTGACCCCGAAAAGTTAATTATTCCCAAAGTTTACTGGGAATTTACAACTCCTAATTTACTGGTATTAGAATGGTTAGATGGTGTACCTTTATTGTTGTCAGAACCTTCTAAGAAACAGACCAATGAGGATGATCCACGCCGGGGAGAAATTACCAGTTTATTATTTCGTGCCTTTTTTCAGCAAATCTATTTAGATGGCTTTTTTCATGCGGACCCCCACCCAGGAAATCTGTTTTATCTTAATGATGGACGGGTAGCTATTTTAGATTGTGGAATGGTGGGAAGGCTAGACCCTCGGACTCAGCAAATTTTAACCGAAATGTTACTAGCAGTTGTGGATATAGATGCTAGACGTTGCGCCCAACTTACCTTAGAATTAGCAGAATCATCGGAATCGGTGCAACTGGGTCGCCTGACTAATGATTATGATAGTATGCTGAGACGATATTATAATCTGAGTCTGGCGGAAATTAATTTTAGTCAGGTATTCTATGAGATTTTGCAGATTTCTCGCAATAATAGAATTCGCCTCCCTAGTAATATGGGATTATATGCTAAAACTTTGGCGAATTTGGAGGGAGTCACCCGCAGTTTTAACCCGGAGGTTAATTTACTCAATGAGATTAAACCATTGATGACGGAGTTATTCCGCAATCAATTGTTAGGAGATAACCCCCTAGAGACTCTGTTAAGGACGGCTTTAGATCTCAAAAGTTTATCATTGCGATCGCCTAGTCAAATTGAACTGTTTTTAGACCGGGTTACTTCCGAAACTCTCAAATGGAATATTAGAATCCCAGAATTAACTAGCCTGAAAAATAGCCTAAATGATGCGGCTAACCGCCTGTCTTTTAGTATTGTACTCGGTTCGTTAATTATGGGGGCGGCGATGATTTCAACTGGGGCGCAAACTCCCCAGTTGTCTCTGATTAGTAATATCCTCTTTGCGGCGGCTTCCCTGGTGGGGTTATGGCTGCTGGTGAGTGTATTGCGATCGGGAAATTTACGGTAA
- the ggpS gene encoding glucosylglycerol-phosphate synthase: MKSSLVILYHREPYDEVIENGKIHYRAKKSPNGIVPTLKSFFANVNKGTWVAWKQVTAKQKADFQERVEVEDEGNYTVRRIALNADQVKHFYHITSKEAFWPVLHSFPYHFTSETADWENFTTINRLFAEAACEEAADDALIWIHDYNLWLAARYIREMKPDARIAFFHHTPFPSVDVFNILPWRQEIVESLLCCDLVGFHIPRYSENFVNVARSLCEIKVVKREPVAPHLTKVGTALAEPEMVSQLEYKGQIVNIDAFPVGTNPGFIESVLEKPEGQSRLTAISKELGDRKLILAAGRVDYVKGNRQMLEAYERLLERRQDLHGKVQFLMTCVSAADGMRVYKTAQHQIEQLVGKINGRFARLDWMPTLLFTQPIPLSDLFSYYRLADVCWTTPLRDGLNLVAKEYVVAREDRGGVLVLSEFVGAAVELPQAVLTNPYSTQRMDEAIEYALAMDPQEQKQRMAEMHKTVVKYDVKYWADHVFERFESMTHQKAAVKQAVAV; encoded by the coding sequence ATGAAATCTTCACTGGTAATTCTGTACCATCGCGAACCCTACGATGAGGTAATCGAAAATGGAAAAATTCACTACCGAGCCAAAAAAAGCCCTAATGGTATCGTACCGACCCTAAAAAGTTTCTTTGCTAACGTTAATAAAGGCACTTGGGTAGCTTGGAAACAAGTAACGGCGAAGCAAAAAGCGGACTTTCAAGAAAGAGTAGAAGTAGAAGATGAAGGCAACTATACTGTGCGCCGCATAGCCTTAAACGCGGACCAGGTTAAACATTTTTACCACATCACCTCTAAAGAGGCATTCTGGCCAGTTCTACACTCGTTCCCCTACCATTTCACCTCGGAAACAGCAGACTGGGAAAACTTTACCACGATTAATCGTTTATTTGCAGAAGCAGCCTGCGAAGAGGCGGCAGATGATGCCTTAATTTGGATTCATGACTATAACCTATGGTTGGCGGCGCGCTACATTCGGGAAATGAAACCGGATGCACGGATTGCGTTCTTTCATCATACGCCATTTCCGTCGGTGGATGTGTTTAATATCCTACCTTGGCGACAGGAAATTGTGGAGAGTCTTTTATGCTGCGATTTAGTCGGTTTCCATATTCCTCGCTACTCGGAGAATTTTGTAAATGTCGCCCGCAGTTTGTGCGAGATAAAAGTGGTTAAACGGGAACCTGTAGCCCCTCATCTTACCAAAGTAGGAACGGCTTTAGCAGAACCAGAAATGGTCAGCCAACTTGAGTATAAGGGTCAAATAGTGAATATTGACGCTTTCCCGGTGGGTACAAATCCGGGTTTCATAGAATCGGTTTTAGAGAAGCCAGAGGGTCAGTCACGATTGACGGCAATTAGTAAAGAATTAGGCGATCGCAAATTGATTTTGGCTGCGGGTCGGGTGGATTATGTCAAGGGAAATCGGCAGATGTTAGAAGCCTATGAGCGACTGTTAGAACGTCGCCAAGATTTACATGGAAAAGTTCAGTTTCTGATGACTTGTGTATCGGCGGCTGATGGGATGCGGGTTTATAAAACGGCTCAACATCAAATCGAGCAATTAGTAGGGAAAATTAACGGCAGATTTGCGCGCCTAGATTGGATGCCGACTTTGTTATTTACCCAGCCTATACCGCTGTCGGATTTGTTTTCCTATTACCGATTAGCTGATGTCTGCTGGACTACTCCCTTGCGGGATGGTTTGAACCTGGTAGCTAAAGAATATGTGGTCGCCAGAGAAGATCGCGGCGGTGTCTTGGTGCTGTCGGAATTTGTGGGGGCGGCGGTGGAACTTCCCCAGGCGGTTTTGACTAATCCCTATTCGACTCAGCGCATGGATGAGGCGATCGAATATGCTTTGGCTATGGACCCCCAAGAACAAAAACAGCGGATGGCTGAAATGCATAAAACTGTAGTTAAATATGATGTCAAGTATTGGGCGGATCATGTGTTTGAACGTTTCGAGTCTATGACACATCAAAAAGCTGCTGTTAAACAGGCGGTGGCTGTTTAA